A section of the Burkholderia mallei ATCC 23344 genome encodes:
- a CDS encoding ABC transporter ATP-binding protein, whose amino-acid sequence MQLEVKNLVVHRANKPVLHGVSLAVTPGRVTALVGANGAGKSTLVMSIAGALPATSGDVLLGGAPLGALRPEAVRRLGVAVVPEGHHVLGDLTVRDNLRAAGAFLSARRLNGAIDRALAIFPELEPKLDARANDLSGGQKQMVCVSQALIGEPHTLLIDELSLGLAPTVTKRLAQTVARIANDGVAVLLIEQFTTIALALATNAYVLERGRVAFAGSAQTLRERPEILHGSYLASKGSGANAA is encoded by the coding sequence ATGCAGCTCGAAGTGAAGAACCTCGTCGTCCATCGTGCGAACAAGCCCGTGCTGCACGGCGTATCGCTCGCGGTCACGCCCGGCCGGGTGACGGCGCTCGTCGGCGCGAACGGCGCCGGCAAATCGACGCTCGTGATGAGCATCGCGGGCGCGCTGCCCGCGACGTCGGGCGACGTGCTGCTCGGCGGCGCGCCGCTCGGCGCGCTGCGGCCCGAAGCGGTTCGGCGCCTCGGCGTCGCCGTCGTGCCGGAAGGGCACCACGTGCTGGGCGACCTGACGGTGCGCGACAACCTGCGCGCGGCGGGCGCGTTTCTGTCGGCGCGGCGGCTGAACGGCGCGATCGATCGCGCGCTCGCGATCTTCCCGGAACTCGAGCCGAAGCTCGATGCGCGCGCGAACGATCTGTCCGGCGGGCAGAAGCAGATGGTGTGCGTATCGCAGGCGTTGATCGGCGAGCCGCACACGCTGCTCATCGACGAGCTGTCGCTCGGTCTCGCGCCCACCGTGACGAAGCGCCTCGCGCAGACGGTCGCGCGAATCGCGAACGATGGCGTCGCGGTACTGCTGATCGAGCAGTTCACGACGATCGCGCTCGCGCTCGCGACGAACGCGTATGTGCTCGAGCGCGGGCGCGTCGCGTTCGCGGGCAGCGCGCAAACGCTGCGCGAGCGGCCGGAGATTCTGCACGGCAGCTACCTCGCGTCGAAGGGAAGCGGCGCGAACGCCGCGTGA
- a CDS encoding helix-turn-helix domain-containing protein yields the protein MVNGRFFTTAGESPAFRGRAWGRVVTQYFGGLDACCDGDDAFDAQLSQYEIGPMRVFTIAAPAHRIVRPVAALHDHGSDFFKLILQLSGVSEIEQRGKTFRLHSGDWSLYDPRVPYSIANLTHVEQLAIQIPRKQLGGFAVPDLHTSDVREFELKGLFSLLSSFLVSLSEQLPSLPGTTGTALSETILGLIVSTLTAQRDAQGEHVALPAVLRMRVKQYIHGHLADADLSIDRIARELRCSKRYLHRIFEEEGVTIDRYIWSSRLERCKDALDNARAAKPAISEIAFSWGFSSSAHFCRSFKQRYGMTPREFVRRRAWS from the coding sequence ATGGTGAACGGCAGATTCTTCACGACGGCGGGCGAATCGCCCGCGTTTCGCGGCCGCGCATGGGGCCGCGTCGTCACGCAATACTTCGGCGGGCTCGACGCGTGTTGCGACGGCGACGACGCGTTCGACGCGCAGCTGAGCCAGTACGAGATCGGCCCGATGCGCGTGTTCACGATCGCCGCGCCCGCGCACCGCATCGTGCGGCCCGTTGCGGCGCTGCACGATCACGGTTCCGACTTCTTCAAGCTGATCCTGCAACTGAGCGGCGTGAGCGAGATCGAGCAGCGCGGCAAGACGTTCCGGCTGCACTCGGGCGACTGGAGCCTGTACGATCCGCGCGTGCCGTACAGCATCGCGAACCTGACGCACGTCGAGCAGCTCGCGATCCAGATTCCGCGCAAGCAGCTCGGCGGCTTCGCGGTGCCGGATCTGCATACGTCGGACGTGCGCGAGTTCGAGCTCAAGGGGCTGTTCTCGCTGCTGTCTTCGTTTCTCGTGTCGTTGTCCGAACAATTGCCGTCGCTGCCCGGCACGACAGGCACCGCGCTATCGGAGACGATCCTCGGCCTGATCGTATCGACGCTGACCGCGCAGCGCGACGCGCAAGGCGAGCACGTCGCGCTGCCCGCCGTGCTGCGGATGCGCGTCAAGCAGTACATCCACGGCCACCTTGCCGACGCCGACCTATCGATCGACCGGATCGCGCGCGAGCTACGCTGCTCGAAGCGCTATCTGCACCGGATCTTCGAGGAGGAAGGCGTGACGATCGACCGTTACATCTGGTCGAGCCGGCTCGAGCGCTGCAAGGATGCGCTCGACAACGCGCGCGCGGCGAAGCCGGCGATTTCCGAGATCGCGTTCAGCTGGGGGTTCAGCAGCAGCGCGCATTTCTGCCGCAGCTTCAAGCAGCGCTATGGCATGACGCCGCGCGAATTCGTGCGCCGGCGTGCGTGGTCCTGA
- a CDS encoding porin produces the protein MKKFAVAAAGLAVATGAHASDGSVTLFGLIDAGVSYVSNEGGKRNVYFDDGIAVPNLWGLRGTEDLGGGAKAIFELTSQYALGNGAALPTPGSMFSRTALVGLWSERLGSVTLGQQYDFMTDSLTFGSFDGAFRYGGLYNFRQGPFSKLGIPDNPTGSFDFDRLAGSSRVPNSVKYTSANLNGLVFGLMYGFGNQAGGGLAANSTVSAGLKYETGSFALGAAYVEVKYPQMNNGHDGLRNWGLGARYALSAFDLNLLYTNTRNTLTGAAIDVIQAGVRYVGAPWTIGANYEYMKGNAQLDRNYAHQVTAAAQYALSKRTSAYVETVYQYAGGSAGAHAWINGVMGPDAQSSSRSQFLARIGMLTRF, from the coding sequence ATGAAGAAGTTTGCGGTAGCGGCGGCGGGCCTTGCCGTCGCGACGGGCGCGCACGCGTCCGACGGCAGCGTCACGCTGTTCGGCCTGATCGATGCCGGCGTGTCGTACGTGTCGAACGAAGGCGGCAAGCGCAACGTGTATTTCGACGACGGCATCGCGGTGCCGAATCTATGGGGGCTTCGGGGCACCGAGGATCTCGGCGGCGGCGCGAAGGCGATCTTCGAGCTGACGTCGCAATACGCGCTCGGCAACGGCGCCGCGCTGCCGACGCCGGGCTCGATGTTCTCGCGCACCGCGCTCGTCGGCCTCTGGAGCGAGCGGCTCGGCAGCGTGACGCTCGGCCAGCAATACGACTTCATGACCGATTCGCTGACGTTCGGCTCGTTCGACGGTGCGTTCCGCTACGGCGGCCTGTACAACTTCCGCCAGGGGCCGTTCTCGAAGCTCGGGATTCCCGACAATCCCACCGGCTCGTTCGACTTCGACCGGTTGGCGGGTTCGAGCCGCGTGCCGAACTCGGTCAAGTACACGAGCGCGAACCTGAACGGGCTCGTGTTCGGCCTGATGTACGGTTTCGGCAATCAGGCGGGCGGCGGGCTCGCGGCGAACAGCACCGTCAGCGCCGGCCTCAAGTACGAGACGGGCAGTTTCGCGCTCGGCGCCGCCTATGTCGAAGTCAAGTATCCGCAGATGAACAACGGGCACGACGGGCTGCGCAACTGGGGGCTCGGCGCGCGTTATGCACTGTCCGCGTTCGATCTGAACCTGCTGTACACGAACACGCGCAACACGCTGACGGGCGCCGCGATCGACGTGATCCAGGCCGGCGTGCGCTACGTCGGCGCGCCGTGGACGATCGGCGCGAACTACGAGTACATGAAGGGCAACGCGCAGCTCGATCGCAACTACGCGCATCAAGTCACGGCGGCCGCGCAGTATGCGCTGTCCAAGCGCACGTCCGCGTACGTCGAGACCGTGTACCAGTACGCGGGCGGCAGCGCGGGCGCGCATGCGTGGATCAACGGCGTGATGGGGCCCGATGCGCAGTCGAGCTCGCGTTCGCAGTTTCTCGCGCGAATCGGCATGCTTACCCGTTTCTGA
- a CDS encoding type III restriction-modification system endonuclease, whose protein sequence is MQLHFESDLDYQLEAIEAVCDLFRSQEACRAEFSVTAQAARRRAGPQISLGMAESGLGVGNRLTLDAHTFAENLARVQVRNGLPPSGAPSSNDFTVEMETGTGKTYVYLRTIFELHRRFDFTKFVIVVPSVAIKEGVHKTLQITEQHFRRLYAGVPFDYFVYDSAKLGEVRSFASKSIVQIMIVTVAAINKKDVNTLYKDSEHTGGEKPIDLIRATHPIVIVDEPQSVDGGLEGRGKEALDAMRPLCTLRYSATHADKYQMLYRLDAIDAYERKLVKQIEIASATVEDAHNKPFVRVISIGSRRGAIAARVELDVATAAGDVERQTVSVSDGDDLERVARRAVYANFSIGEIHAARGAEYLVLRYPGGDAFLSVGDAYGDVDTHAIQREMIRRTIREHLDKELRLTPLGVKVLSLFFVDAVDKYRKYDRHGQPFKGDYALLFEDEYRRAAKLPEYRALFDGVDAGLAAEAVHDGYFSIDKKGGWTDTSDRSAGSRENAERAYGLIMKDKERLLSFDTPLKFIFSHSALKEGWDNPNVFQICTLRDIHSERERRQTIGRGLRLAVNQRGERVRGFDVNTLTVIAGESYEQFAENLQKEIEADTGIRFGIVETHQFAALPVPADDGSVQPLGVERSAALWMHLRDAGYLDARGRVQDTLRAALKLRALPLPDEFDALRALIVDMLRKLAGRLDVRNADERRHIALRRDAHGEAVYLGDAFRALWDRIRHRTTYRVNFDNARLIERCVAALKAAPAVTRARLQWRKADIAIDASGVEATETEDAGAIAIDEGEVELPDLLTELQDRTQLTRRTIAKVLIESGRLDEFPLNPQRFIALVAAALERCKRDALVDGIEYRLLGEAQVHALSLFESEPLTGYLSSMRRGAAKSIHEDVPCDTPAERAFVESLEQDDAVRLYAKLPGWFKIPTPLGSYSPDWAVLIAEGDGPRLYFVVESKSGVADGDLRADERRRVQCGAAHFRALEAVADNPARYVRARRADDLPTAAADARDAA, encoded by the coding sequence ATGCAGTTGCATTTCGAGTCGGATCTCGACTATCAGCTCGAAGCGATCGAGGCGGTATGCGATCTGTTTCGCAGCCAGGAGGCGTGCCGCGCCGAATTCAGCGTCACCGCGCAGGCCGCGCGGCGGCGCGCGGGCCCGCAGATTTCGCTCGGGATGGCCGAATCGGGGCTCGGCGTCGGCAATCGCCTGACGCTTGATGCGCACACGTTCGCCGAGAATCTCGCGCGCGTGCAGGTGCGCAACGGCCTGCCGCCGTCCGGCGCACCCAGCTCGAACGATTTCACCGTCGAGATGGAAACGGGCACGGGCAAGACCTACGTGTACCTGCGCACGATCTTCGAGCTGCACCGCCGCTTCGACTTCACGAAGTTCGTGATCGTCGTGCCGTCGGTCGCGATCAAGGAGGGGGTGCACAAGACGCTGCAGATCACCGAGCAGCATTTCCGGCGCCTTTACGCGGGCGTGCCGTTCGACTATTTCGTCTACGATTCGGCGAAGCTCGGCGAGGTGCGCAGCTTCGCGTCGAAATCGATCGTGCAGATCATGATCGTCACGGTCGCGGCGATCAACAAGAAGGACGTCAACACGCTCTACAAGGACAGCGAACATACGGGCGGCGAGAAGCCGATCGACCTGATTCGCGCGACGCACCCGATCGTGATCGTCGACGAGCCGCAGAGCGTGGACGGCGGGCTCGAGGGGCGCGGCAAGGAGGCGCTCGACGCGATGCGCCCGCTCTGCACGCTGCGCTACTCGGCGACGCACGCGGACAAGTATCAGATGCTGTACCGGCTCGACGCGATCGACGCTTACGAGCGCAAGCTCGTCAAGCAGATCGAGATCGCGTCGGCGACCGTCGAGGACGCGCACAACAAGCCGTTCGTGCGCGTGATATCGATCGGCAGCCGGCGCGGCGCGATCGCCGCGCGCGTCGAGCTCGACGTCGCGACGGCTGCGGGCGATGTCGAGCGGCAGACGGTTTCCGTCTCCGACGGCGACGATCTGGAACGCGTGGCGCGTCGCGCCGTCTATGCGAATTTTTCGATCGGCGAGATTCACGCGGCGCGCGGCGCCGAATATCTGGTGCTGCGCTATCCGGGCGGCGACGCGTTCCTGTCGGTCGGCGACGCATACGGCGACGTCGATACGCACGCGATCCAGCGCGAGATGATCCGCCGCACGATCCGCGAGCATCTCGACAAGGAGCTGCGCCTCACCCCGCTCGGCGTGAAGGTGCTGTCGCTCTTCTTCGTCGACGCGGTCGACAAGTATCGCAAGTACGACCGCCACGGCCAGCCGTTCAAGGGCGACTACGCGCTGCTGTTCGAAGACGAATACCGGCGCGCGGCGAAGCTGCCCGAATATCGCGCGCTGTTCGACGGCGTCGACGCGGGCCTCGCGGCCGAGGCGGTGCACGACGGCTATTTCTCGATCGACAAGAAAGGCGGCTGGACCGACACGAGCGACCGGAGCGCCGGCAGCCGGGAGAATGCGGAGCGCGCGTACGGGCTCATCATGAAGGACAAGGAGCGGCTGCTGTCGTTCGACACGCCGCTGAAGTTCATCTTCTCGCACTCGGCGCTGAAGGAAGGCTGGGACAATCCGAACGTGTTCCAGATCTGCACGCTGCGCGACATCCACAGCGAGCGCGAGCGCCGCCAGACGATCGGCCGCGGGCTGCGTCTCGCCGTCAACCAGCGCGGCGAGCGCGTGCGCGGTTTCGACGTCAATACGCTGACGGTGATCGCGGGCGAAAGCTACGAGCAGTTCGCCGAGAATCTGCAAAAGGAGATCGAAGCCGATACGGGGATCCGCTTCGGCATCGTCGAGACGCACCAGTTCGCCGCGCTGCCGGTGCCGGCCGACGACGGCAGCGTGCAGCCGCTCGGCGTCGAACGCTCCGCCGCGCTGTGGATGCATCTGCGCGACGCCGGCTATCTCGACGCGCGCGGCCGCGTGCAGGACACGCTGCGCGCGGCGCTCAAGCTGCGCGCGTTGCCGCTGCCCGACGAGTTCGACGCGCTGCGCGCGCTGATCGTCGACATGCTGCGCAAGCTGGCGGGCCGGCTCGACGTGCGCAACGCGGACGAGCGCCGCCACATCGCGCTGCGGCGCGACGCGCACGGCGAGGCGGTGTACCTGGGCGACGCATTCCGCGCGCTGTGGGACCGCATCCGGCACCGCACGACGTACCGCGTGAACTTCGACAACGCGCGCCTGATCGAGCGCTGCGTCGCCGCGCTGAAGGCGGCGCCCGCCGTCACGCGCGCGCGGCTGCAGTGGCGCAAGGCCGATATCGCGATCGACGCGTCGGGCGTCGAGGCGACCGAAACCGAGGATGCGGGCGCGATCGCGATCGACGAAGGCGAGGTCGAGCTGCCGGATCTGCTGACCGAGCTGCAGGACCGCACGCAGCTCACGCGCCGCACGATCGCGAAAGTGCTGATCGAAAGCGGCCGGCTCGACGAGTTCCCGCTCAATCCGCAGCGCTTCATCGCGCTCGTCGCCGCGGCGCTCGAGCGTTGCAAGCGCGACGCGCTCGTCGACGGGATCGAGTACAGGCTGCTCGGCGAAGCGCAGGTGCACGCGCTTTCGCTGTTCGAGAGCGAGCCGCTCACCGGCTATCTGTCGAGCATGCGGCGCGGCGCGGCGAAATCGATTCACGAGGACGTGCCGTGCGACACGCCCGCCGAGCGCGCGTTCGTCGAATCGCTCGAACAGGACGACGCGGTCAGGCTGTACGCGAAGCTGCCCGGCTGGTTCAAGATTCCGACGCCGCTTGGCAGCTACAGCCCCGACTGGGCGGTGCTGATCGCCGAAGGCGACGGGCCGCGGCTCTATTTCGTCGTCGAATCGAAGAGCGGCGTCGCCGACGGCGATCTGCGCGCTGACGAGCGGCGCAGGGTCCAGTGCGGCGCCGCGCATTTCCGCGCGCTGGAGGCGGTGGCGGACAACCCCGCGCGCTACGTGCGCGCGCGCCGCGCCGACGATCTGCCGACGGCCGCCGCCGACGCGCGCGATGCGGCCTGA
- a CDS encoding site-specific DNA-methyltransferase, whose amino-acid sequence MMQKLDAASPEAQSADLVAANVERLKALFPDVVTEGPDGASVNLDALAALVGASAAAAADADEKYGLNWHGKRRARRLALTPSTGTLRPCPRESAGWASTRNLMIEGENLEVLKLLQKSYAGRVKLVYIDPPYNTGKDFVYPDNFTDSLRHYLELTGQTTGGKRVTSHTDASGRFHTDWLNMIYPRLKLARDLLTEDGVIAVHIDEHEQHALVLVMREIFGEDNELGVAVWDKRNPKGDARGIAYQHESIVLFARDAERLFERAPLKRPKRNAQRMLDAAREAVAGAATIADANAAYRGWVKSQTTLSGGEAMYDRISADGRVYRLVSMAWPNKKKAPDDYFVPLVHPVTGKPCPVPERGWRNPPATMRALIDKGLVEFGADETTQPQRIYFLDENMYENVPSVLPFGGSDDALMKSLGIPFDQPKPVEFAASIIGWCTDGDDLIVDFFGGSGTTAHAVMALNAADGGHRRYVLVQLPEPLDADSKDQKAAADFCAAQRVPLNLAELTKERLRRAAARIAAEHPGTRADLGFRVFRLDSTNVSEWDPRGDDIQQSLFAAVEHIKPNRSEEDLLYELMLKLGLDLCAPIDARMIAGKAVYMIDGAIVACFDAHIDRASTDALGEGIVGLIAEAADAREVTCVFRDSGFADDVAKVNLSAILEQHGVKRIRSL is encoded by the coding sequence ATGATGCAAAAACTCGATGCGGCGAGCCCGGAGGCGCAATCCGCGGATCTCGTGGCCGCCAACGTCGAGCGCCTGAAGGCGCTCTTTCCGGACGTGGTGACCGAAGGGCCGGACGGCGCGTCGGTGAATCTCGACGCGCTCGCGGCGCTGGTGGGCGCGAGCGCGGCGGCCGCGGCCGACGCCGATGAGAAGTACGGCCTGAACTGGCACGGCAAGCGGCGCGCGCGCCGGCTCGCGCTCACGCCGTCGACGGGCACGCTGCGCCCGTGCCCGCGCGAGAGCGCCGGCTGGGCGTCGACGCGCAACCTGATGATCGAGGGCGAGAACCTCGAGGTGCTGAAGCTGCTGCAGAAGAGCTACGCGGGGCGCGTGAAGCTCGTCTACATCGATCCGCCGTACAACACCGGCAAGGATTTCGTCTATCCGGACAATTTCACCGACAGCCTGCGCCATTATCTCGAGCTGACCGGCCAGACGACGGGCGGCAAGCGGGTCACCAGCCACACCGACGCGAGCGGGCGCTTCCACACCGACTGGCTGAACATGATCTACCCGCGCCTGAAGCTCGCGCGCGATCTGCTCACCGAGGACGGCGTGATCGCCGTGCACATCGACGAGCACGAACAGCACGCGCTCGTGCTCGTGATGCGCGAGATCTTCGGCGAAGACAACGAGCTCGGCGTCGCGGTGTGGGACAAGCGCAATCCGAAGGGCGATGCGCGCGGGATCGCGTACCAGCACGAATCGATCGTGCTGTTCGCGCGCGACGCTGAACGGCTGTTCGAGCGTGCGCCGCTCAAGCGCCCGAAACGCAACGCGCAGCGCATGCTGGACGCGGCGCGCGAGGCGGTCGCCGGCGCGGCGACGATCGCGGACGCGAACGCCGCGTACCGCGGCTGGGTGAAGTCTCAGACGACGCTGTCGGGCGGCGAGGCGATGTACGACCGAATCTCCGCCGACGGGCGCGTGTACCGCCTCGTGTCGATGGCGTGGCCGAACAAGAAGAAGGCGCCCGACGACTACTTCGTGCCGCTCGTGCATCCGGTGACGGGCAAGCCGTGCCCCGTGCCCGAGCGCGGCTGGCGCAACCCGCCCGCGACGATGCGCGCGCTCATCGACAAGGGCCTCGTCGAATTCGGCGCGGACGAGACCACGCAGCCGCAGCGGATCTATTTCCTCGACGAGAACATGTACGAGAACGTGCCTTCGGTGCTGCCGTTCGGCGGCTCGGACGACGCGCTGATGAAGTCGCTCGGCATTCCTTTCGATCAGCCCAAGCCCGTCGAATTCGCCGCGTCGATCATCGGCTGGTGCACCGACGGCGACGATCTGATCGTCGACTTCTTCGGCGGCTCCGGCACGACCGCGCACGCGGTGATGGCGCTGAACGCGGCCGACGGCGGCCATCGCCGCTACGTGCTCGTGCAACTGCCCGAGCCGCTCGACGCCGACAGCAAGGACCAGAAGGCCGCCGCCGATTTCTGCGCGGCGCAGCGCGTGCCGCTCAATCTCGCCGAGCTGACGAAGGAGCGGCTGCGGCGCGCGGCGGCGCGCATCGCGGCCGAGCATCCGGGCACGCGGGCGGATCTCGGTTTTCGCGTGTTCAGGCTCGATTCGACGAACGTCTCCGAATGGGACCCGCGCGGCGACGACATCCAGCAGTCGCTGTTCGCGGCCGTCGAGCACATCAAGCCGAACCGCTCCGAGGAAGATCTGCTGTACGAACTGATGCTCAAGCTCGGCCTCGATCTGTGCGCGCCGATCGACGCACGCATGATCGCCGGCAAGGCGGTCTACATGATCGACGGCGCGATCGTCGCGTGCTTCGATGCGCATATCGACCGCGCGTCGACCGACGCGCTCGGCGAGGGCATCGTCGGGCTGATCGCCGAAGCGGCCGACGCGCGCGAGGTGACCTGCGTGTTCCGCGACAGCGGCTTCGCGGACGACGTCGCGAAGGTGAACCTGTCGGCGATTCTCGAGCAGCACGGCGTGAAGCGCATCCGCAGCCTCTGA
- a CDS encoding porin, producing MAVNTISEGTILKRQYLALSIATAACAAPQAHAQSSVQLYGLIDLSVPTYRSHANAKGDHVIGMGLGGEPWFSGSRWGLKGAEDIGGGTKVIFRLESEYTVADGNMEDPGQIFDRDAWVGVENDTFGKLTAGFQNTIARDAAAIYGDPYGSAKLTTEEGGWTNANNFKQMIFYAAGATGTRYNNGLAWKKLFGNGIFASAGYAFSNSTSFGQNSTYQVALGYNGGPFNVSGFFSHVNHAGYANKSFSVGGNYTFDIFRVNAGYFRYLGDQGALGQRQDNAWTVSFKVAPKGALDYELGYQQMRVHNAAYNSDGNVPNANIGDFSLTSGVGNGFKETLYGSVFYHLSKRTELYLAGDYMRLHGGYTVASTHGATNQLELTTGIRTRF from the coding sequence ATGGCGGTCAACACGATATCGGAGGGGACGATCTTGAAACGACAATACCTGGCACTTTCCATCGCGACGGCCGCCTGCGCGGCGCCGCAAGCGCACGCGCAGTCGAGCGTCCAGCTCTACGGGCTCATCGACCTGAGCGTTCCGACCTATCGCTCGCACGCGAACGCGAAGGGCGATCACGTGATCGGCATGGGGCTCGGCGGCGAGCCGTGGTTCAGCGGCAGCCGCTGGGGGCTGAAGGGCGCGGAGGACATCGGCGGCGGCACGAAGGTGATCTTCCGGCTCGAAAGCGAATACACGGTAGCCGACGGCAACATGGAGGACCCGGGCCAGATCTTCGACCGCGATGCGTGGGTCGGCGTCGAAAACGACACGTTCGGCAAGCTCACCGCGGGCTTCCAGAACACGATCGCGCGCGACGCGGCGGCGATCTACGGCGACCCTTACGGCTCGGCGAAGCTCACGACCGAGGAAGGCGGCTGGACGAACGCGAACAACTTCAAGCAGATGATCTTCTACGCGGCCGGTGCGACGGGCACGCGCTACAACAACGGCCTCGCGTGGAAGAAGCTGTTCGGCAACGGCATCTTCGCGAGCGCGGGCTACGCGTTCAGCAATTCGACGAGCTTCGGGCAGAACTCGACCTATCAGGTCGCGCTCGGCTACAACGGCGGCCCGTTCAACGTGTCGGGCTTCTTCAGCCACGTGAACCACGCGGGCTACGCGAACAAGTCGTTCTCGGTCGGCGGCAACTACACGTTCGACATCTTCCGCGTGAACGCCGGCTACTTCCGCTACCTGGGCGATCAGGGCGCGCTCGGCCAGCGCCAGGACAACGCGTGGACGGTGTCGTTCAAGGTCGCGCCGAAGGGCGCGCTCGACTACGAGCTCGGCTATCAGCAGATGCGCGTGCACAACGCCGCGTACAACAGCGACGGCAACGTGCCGAACGCGAACATCGGCGACTTCAGCCTCACGTCGGGCGTCGGCAACGGCTTCAAGGAAACGCTGTACGGCTCGGTGTTCTACCACCTGTCGAAGCGCACCGAGCTGTACCTCGCCGGCGACTACATGCGCCTGCACGGCGGCTATACGGTCGCGTCCACGCACGGCGCGACCAATCAGCTCGAGCTGACGACCGGCATCCGCACGCGGTTCTGA
- a CDS encoding response regulator: protein MKLLLVEDNAELAHWIVDLLRGEGFGVDSAPDGESADTVLKAQRYDALLLDMRLPGMSGKELLARLRRRGDNVPVLMLTAHGSVDDKVDCFSAGADDYVVKPFESRELVARIRALIRRQCGVGATQLACGDLVYLFATREFQCGGAPLALRRREHAILETLMLQQGKTVSKARLMDSVYGLDDEPSADAIDIYIHRLRKHLSGSLAQIITLRGLGYILRTQDAAE, encoded by the coding sequence ATGAAACTGCTGCTCGTGGAAGACAACGCGGAACTCGCGCACTGGATCGTCGATCTGCTGCGCGGCGAAGGCTTCGGCGTCGATTCGGCGCCCGACGGCGAGAGCGCGGACACCGTGCTGAAGGCGCAGCGCTACGACGCGCTGCTGCTCGACATGCGGCTGCCCGGCATGAGCGGCAAGGAGTTGCTCGCGCGGCTGCGCCGCCGCGGCGACAACGTCCCCGTGCTGATGCTGACCGCGCACGGCTCGGTCGACGACAAGGTCGACTGCTTCAGCGCGGGCGCCGACGACTACGTCGTGAAGCCTTTCGAATCGCGCGAGCTCGTCGCGCGCATTCGCGCGTTGATCCGGCGGCAATGCGGCGTCGGCGCGACGCAGCTCGCATGCGGCGATCTCGTTTATCTGTTCGCGACGCGAGAATTCCAGTGCGGCGGCGCGCCGCTCGCGCTGCGCCGCCGCGAGCACGCGATTCTCGAAACGCTGATGCTCCAGCAGGGCAAGACGGTCTCGAAGGCGCGCCTCATGGACAGCGTGTACGGCCTCGACGACGAGCCGAGCGCCGATGCGATCGACATCTACATCCACCGTCTGCGCAAGCATCTGTCCGGCTCGCTCGCGCAGATCATCACGCTGCGCGGGCTCGGCTACATTCTTCGAACCCAGGACGCGGCCGAATAA